A region of Carnobacterium gallinarum DSM 4847 DNA encodes the following proteins:
- the mltG gene encoding endolytic transglycosylase MltG, whose product MGNNNENQSEKKEKLTAESHSRTLEREKESNMVRKIVLSIISVLVVLLVILGLVGYSYVTSSLKPLDPKSEKKLSVEVPIGSTSKEIAKILEDKKIIKSALVFNYYVKTQNAADFLAGFYEFSPSMTLDTIIKDLQKGGGTDPSKIILIKEGYTLDEIGKAIADSTKFKEKDFMELIQDQEFVNEMHKKYPKLLDSAMAAENVKYRLEGYLFPAVYDFSSNMTLNEIVEKMISKTNEVLYPFYGTINGQAKTVQQVLTVASLLEKEGVTYDDRTKIASVFYNRIKEDMALQTDISVLYALGEHKEFISIKETEVDSPYNLYANKGFGPGPFNSPSLEAIKAALNPADTNYLFFLADTDTGKVYYAETYEEHLVLKEKYIDSKVKK is encoded by the coding sequence TTGGGAAATAACAATGAGAATCAGTCTGAAAAAAAGGAAAAACTTACAGCTGAATCGCACTCAAGAACATTAGAGAGAGAAAAAGAGTCAAACATGGTGAGAAAAATTGTACTTAGTATAATTTCAGTATTGGTGGTTTTATTAGTCATATTGGGATTAGTTGGCTATAGTTACGTAACAAGTTCCTTGAAACCTTTAGATCCTAAGAGCGAGAAGAAACTTTCTGTTGAAGTTCCAATTGGTTCAACTTCAAAAGAAATCGCTAAGATTTTAGAAGATAAAAAGATTATAAAAAGTGCATTAGTTTTTAATTACTACGTAAAAACTCAAAATGCTGCTGACTTTTTAGCTGGTTTCTATGAATTTTCACCTTCAATGACATTAGATACGATTATCAAAGATTTACAAAAAGGTGGAGGTACGGATCCTTCCAAAATAATTTTGATTAAAGAAGGATATACTTTAGATGAAATTGGTAAAGCAATTGCAGATTCAACGAAATTTAAAGAAAAAGACTTTATGGAATTGATTCAAGATCAGGAATTTGTTAATGAAATGCATAAAAAGTATCCTAAATTATTAGATAGTGCAATGGCTGCTGAAAATGTAAAATATCGATTAGAAGGTTATTTATTCCCAGCTGTCTATGATTTTTCATCCAACATGACCTTAAATGAAATTGTTGAAAAAATGATTAGTAAAACAAATGAAGTGCTGTATCCATTTTATGGAACCATTAACGGACAAGCAAAAACAGTACAACAAGTCTTAACAGTCGCTTCTTTATTAGAAAAAGAAGGTGTCACTTACGATGACCGTACAAAAATTGCTAGTGTGTTCTATAACCGAATTAAAGAGGACATGGCATTACAAACGGATATTAGTGTGCTTTATGCATTAGGTGAACATAAGGAATTTATCTCAATCAAAGAAACTGAAGTTGATTCTCCATACAATCTATATGCAAATAAAGGTTTTGGTCCTGGACCATTTAATAGTCCAAGTTTAGAAGCTATCAAAGCTGCTTTAAATCCTGCAGATACAAATTATCTGTTTTTCCTAGCGGATACAGATACTGGAAAAGTCTATTATGCAGAAACGTATGAAGAACATTTAGTTCTAAAAGAGAAATATATTGATAGTAAAGTAAAAAAATAA
- the liaF gene encoding cell wall-active antibiotics response protein LiaF yields MNKSWKLFILLEGLLFIGLLYQIFKTPQLIVAFFIGALLVIWNLKRKLQKKHNNNFWLVLGALLMIFGLLSANLFWAMIVIAVIFFVLNGSTLFSNMNAADFSNAPWKRKEIMIIETEASSEKNNKRLKRSWIGSERIGNSVFEWDDINFSIFAGDTIVDLGNTLLPKDESFVVIRKGFGKTRILVPLDVGIMIEHSTLRGKVSFEGESFGLQNESVKLYSSHYEQSSRKIKIITNILFGDLEVIGI; encoded by the coding sequence ATGAACAAAAGTTGGAAACTATTTATCCTTTTAGAAGGACTGCTGTTTATTGGTTTGCTCTATCAAATATTTAAAACTCCTCAATTGATTGTTGCTTTTTTTATTGGAGCACTTTTAGTTATCTGGAATTTAAAAAGAAAATTACAAAAGAAACACAATAATAACTTCTGGTTAGTTTTAGGCGCTTTATTAATGATCTTTGGTTTATTGTCTGCGAATTTATTTTGGGCAATGATTGTAATTGCGGTTATTTTCTTTGTATTAAACGGAAGCACTTTGTTTTCAAATATGAACGCCGCCGATTTTTCTAATGCTCCATGGAAACGTAAAGAAATTATGATTATTGAAACAGAAGCATCAAGTGAAAAAAACAATAAACGTTTGAAACGTTCATGGATTGGTAGCGAACGAATCGGAAACTCCGTTTTTGAATGGGATGATATTAATTTTAGTATTTTTGCTGGTGACACAATTGTTGATTTAGGAAATACGTTATTGCCTAAAGATGAAAGTTTTGTTGTCATTCGTAAAGGGTTTGGTAAAACTCGAATTTTAGTGCCGCTTGATGTGGGAATTATGATTGAGCATAGTACATTACGTGGGAAAGTTAGTTTTGAAGGAGAAAGCTTTGGACTTCAAAATGAGTCAGTCAAACTGTACAGCTCACATTATGAACAAAGTTCAAGAAAAATTAAAATTATTACTAATATTTTATTTGGGGATTTAGAGGTGATTGGAATATGA
- a CDS encoding DUF1292 domain-containing protein — translation MSHDHNHDHGDEHHDHEHITIIDENGNEELYEILFTFDSDDYGKSYVLVYPAGIPEGEEIELQAFSYVEQENGDQGDLKPIETDEEWDMIEEVLNTFMADEEE, via the coding sequence ATGTCACACGATCACAACCACGACCATGGTGATGAACACCACGATCATGAACATATCACAATTATTGATGAAAATGGAAATGAAGAATTATACGAAATTCTTTTTACATTTGATTCAGATGATTATGGTAAATCATACGTTCTAGTTTACCCAGCAGGAATTCCTGAAGGTGAAGAAATAGAATTACAAGCATTCTCATATGTTGAACAAGAAAATGGCGATCAAGGCGACTTGAAACCAATTGAAACAGATGAAGAATGGGATATGATTGAAGAAGTTTTAAATACTTTCATGGCAGATGAAGAAGAATAG
- the udk gene encoding uridine kinase, which yields MGKSKPIVIGVTGGSGSGKTSVSRAIFNQFSGHSILLLEQDFYYKDQSQMDFEERLKTNYDHPFAFDTDLMIQHVLHLITYKTIKKPIYDYAAHTRSDQVIVQEPKEVIIIEGILILEDERLRDLMDIKVYVDTDDDIRIIRRIKRDMDERGRTLDSVIGQYLSVVKPMYHQFIEPTKKYADIIIPEGGQNQVAIDLMTTKIHSILTNK from the coding sequence ATGGGAAAAAGCAAGCCAATTGTTATTGGTGTAACTGGTGGATCAGGTAGTGGGAAAACAAGTGTCAGTCGAGCAATCTTCAATCAATTTTCAGGACATTCAATTTTATTACTAGAGCAAGATTTCTATTATAAAGATCAAAGTCAAATGGATTTTGAAGAACGTTTAAAAACAAATTATGATCATCCGTTTGCTTTTGATACAGATTTGATGATACAGCATGTATTGCATTTAATTACTTATAAAACAATTAAAAAACCTATATATGATTATGCTGCACATACTCGAAGTGATCAAGTTATTGTGCAAGAACCAAAAGAAGTCATTATTATTGAAGGTATTTTGATTTTAGAAGATGAACGTTTGCGCGATCTAATGGATATTAAAGTTTATGTGGATACAGATGATGATATTCGGATTATACGACGTATTAAGCGAGATATGGACGAACGTGGTCGTACTCTAGATTCTGTTATTGGACAATATTTAAGTGTTGTGAAGCCAATGTATCATCAATTTATTGAGCCAACGAAGAAATATGCCGATATAATTATTCCAGAAGGCGGACAAAATCAAGTGGCGATTGATTTAATGACGACGAAAATTCATTCTATCTTAACAAATAAATAA
- the greA gene encoding transcription elongation factor GreA — MVEKVYPMTLEGKKNLENELEELITVKRKEIVERIKIARSFGDLSENSEYESAKDEQAFVEGRITTIETMIRFSQIIDNNNDKDKVSLGHTITFIELPDGEEEEYTIVGSAEADPFSGKISNDSPIAKALLGKSINEEVTISTPGGDMQVKITKIA, encoded by the coding sequence ATGGTAGAAAAAGTATATCCAATGACATTAGAAGGAAAAAAAAATCTTGAAAATGAACTTGAAGAATTAATTACTGTAAAAAGAAAAGAAATCGTTGAACGCATTAAAATTGCACGTAGTTTTGGAGATCTTTCTGAAAACTCAGAATATGAATCTGCGAAAGATGAACAAGCTTTTGTTGAAGGGCGCATTACAACAATTGAAACAATGATTCGTTTCTCTCAAATCATTGATAACAATAATGATAAGGACAAAGTATCCTTAGGTCATACAATTACTTTCATTGAATTACCAGATGGTGAAGAAGAAGAGTATACAATTGTTGGAAGTGCTGAAGCAGATCCTTTTTCTGGTAAAATTTCAAATGATTCACCAATTGCTAAAGCTTTACTAGGAAAAAGCATTAATGAAGAAGTAACGATTTCAACTCCAGGTGGAGATATGCAAGTTAAGATCACTAAAATTGCTTAA
- the ruvX gene encoding Holliday junction resolvase RuvX, whose protein sequence is MRTMGLDVGSRTVGIAISDPFGWTAQGIEIIRINEDEEEFGISRVLELVKEYEVTKFVIGLPKNMNNSIGPRAEASMRYAELLKEQIDLPVAFQDERLTTVQAERMLIEQANTSREKRKKVIDKVAAVMILQNYLDGNPS, encoded by the coding sequence ATGAGAACAATGGGATTAGATGTAGGTTCTAGAACAGTAGGAATTGCCATAAGTGATCCTTTTGGATGGACTGCGCAAGGTATTGAAATTATTCGGATTAATGAAGATGAAGAAGAATTTGGTATTTCTCGTGTCCTAGAATTAGTCAAAGAATATGAAGTTACTAAATTCGTCATCGGTTTACCTAAAAATATGAATAATTCAATTGGACCTCGTGCAGAAGCTTCAATGCGTTATGCAGAATTATTGAAAGAGCAGATAGATTTGCCAGTTGCTTTTCAAGATGAGCGTTTAACAACAGTTCAGGCTGAAAGAATGTTAATCGAACAGGCGAATACTTCTCGAGAAAAACGTAAAAAAGTCATTGATAAGGTAGCAGCAGTGATGATTTTGCAAAACTATCTAGATGGCAATCCGAGCTAG